In the genome of Mycobacterium kansasii ATCC 12478, one region contains:
- a CDS encoding DUF4194 domain-containing protein: protein MSNEHATASAIIRLMQGVVYRESDEDTWLTLERLGAGVRDHFATIGVDVVVDDAEGYAFLRSRPSEDGDDALPRLVRRRALTYNVSLLLVLLRKRLVEFETTGSEGRLVLTTDQIVEMLRLFQAESSNDARVVDQAETTIKKAAELGFLRPLRGQRDHWEVRRILKAYVDAQTLSDFATKLREYAGAVTSDE from the coding sequence ATGAGCAACGAGCATGCCACCGCCAGCGCCATCATCCGGCTGATGCAAGGAGTCGTCTACCGCGAGTCGGACGAGGACACCTGGCTGACACTGGAACGCTTGGGTGCCGGCGTGCGAGACCATTTCGCCACCATAGGTGTCGACGTGGTAGTCGATGACGCCGAAGGCTATGCCTTCCTTCGGTCCCGGCCATCCGAAGATGGCGACGATGCGCTCCCGCGGCTGGTGCGCAGGCGAGCACTGACGTACAACGTCAGCCTGCTACTGGTGCTGCTACGCAAGCGGCTCGTCGAGTTCGAGACGACCGGCAGTGAGGGCCGACTGGTTCTGACCACCGACCAGATCGTCGAGATGCTGCGACTGTTCCAGGCCGAGTCCAGCAACGACGCACGAGTCGTGGACCAGGCGGAGACGACGATCAAGAAGGCCGCCGAACTCGGCTTCCTACGCCCATTGCGCGGTCAACGCGACCATTGGGAAGTTCGGCGAATCCTCAAGGCCTACGTCGACGCCCAGACCCTGTCGGACTTTGCGACCAAGCTGCGTGAGTATGCCGGAGCGGTGACCAGTGATGAGTGA
- a CDS encoding ATP-binding protein — translation MSETPSATAALGDTRRVGYRLQHAEVLNWGTFDTQVWRFSPATDTALLTGDIGSGKSTIVDALTTLLVPSHKAAYNKAAGAEARERTLRSYVEGHYKSERNEATGKSRAKGLRENRGTYSVILGVFTNHGYDETVTLAQVFQQRESTGQPHRFFVVATKQLSIATDFADFGSDLRDLRKRLRAAGADIFDEFPKYATSLRRLLGIRSEQALELFHQTVSLKSVGNLNDFVRDHMLEPSDSTERVRDIIAHFDDLTKAHDAVKRAREQLEALEPVVATTAKYDDAQTQRDARERERSAVRLFIAELRSNLLAGEISQLETEGAALWREQDSAKARQQMLTRERESLIEERAKAGGDRIGELERLAREARDQAETRRRARTLFDVAVATAGLGEIAGSAEFAALSALVSTERPRLAAEKRDLDTACADAIGREKELQRKCDHIAQELTSLQQRTSNLPVEQVEVRAELCAALGLTPDDLPYAGELLDVFDEHAQWRGAAERVLRGFALSLLVPPQHYDAVAGWVNGRRLTFHGSGGKVTGAKLVYERVARQRVRLQRSEHDGLLLADCIDVKDGQFREYLINELTKRADFRCAASLEEFGSQRRAVTREGQVRSGERHEKDDRYRIDDPRRWVLGWANERKIAALRAELAELEAERDATACEQARLSGLREALQERLDALLRLEGFRDWADIDVDEAQSRASDLEAERVRLQAGSSRLEEIARALEDNAKQAEAVANSIEQLTGRLATTAARAKQAELDKNRDDELVANQPHGALAAARESYPALDERLGKNRPKRAAECAETENALAADLHQRIDRLNKELGGYAQSLIQSMLKVLTRWPELRGDMDANVDARQEFLAYRDRIATDDLPRFESEFKEQLNKNAIQELAGFNNWLHRQASVIDERVERINEALGAVPYNPGRFIRLEKEPTNNQDVAQFRSDLRNLTNDSLALDGDQYSEQRFLDVKRIIERFRGRDGYAESDKNWTRRVTDVRNWFVFSASERDVETGAEWEHYSDSDGKSGGQKEKLAYTILAASLAYQFGLEWGAQRSRDFRFAVIDEAFGRGSDVSTRYALDLFATLGLQLLIVTPLQKVHVIEPYVKAIGFVDNPTGTFSRLQTMTIEEYRTRRDGRRP, via the coding sequence ATGAGTGAAACACCTTCTGCCACAGCCGCGCTCGGGGACACCCGACGGGTCGGTTACCGTCTGCAGCACGCGGAGGTGTTGAATTGGGGTACGTTCGACACCCAGGTGTGGCGGTTCAGCCCTGCCACCGATACCGCGCTGCTCACCGGTGATATCGGCTCGGGCAAGTCGACGATCGTCGACGCACTCACCACACTGTTGGTGCCGTCCCACAAGGCCGCCTACAACAAGGCCGCCGGCGCCGAGGCCAGGGAACGCACCCTGCGCTCCTACGTTGAAGGCCACTACAAGTCGGAGCGGAACGAGGCCACCGGAAAATCCCGCGCCAAGGGACTGCGCGAGAACCGGGGCACGTACTCGGTGATCCTCGGAGTTTTCACCAACCATGGCTATGACGAGACGGTCACCCTGGCCCAGGTCTTCCAGCAGCGCGAGAGCACCGGCCAGCCCCACCGCTTCTTCGTCGTCGCGACAAAGCAACTGTCTATCGCGACGGACTTCGCCGACTTCGGTTCCGACCTGCGTGATCTTCGCAAGCGGCTGCGGGCCGCCGGAGCAGACATCTTCGACGAATTCCCCAAGTACGCAACCTCGTTGCGTCGCCTGCTTGGAATTCGATCGGAGCAGGCCCTCGAGCTGTTCCACCAGACGGTCTCGCTGAAGTCCGTCGGCAACCTCAACGATTTCGTGCGCGACCACATGCTCGAACCGAGCGATTCGACCGAGCGCGTACGCGACATCATCGCCCATTTCGACGATCTGACCAAGGCTCACGACGCCGTCAAGCGGGCGCGCGAGCAACTCGAGGCACTCGAGCCCGTCGTAGCGACAACGGCGAAGTACGACGATGCCCAGACGCAGCGCGACGCCCGGGAGCGCGAGCGATCCGCCGTCCGGCTTTTCATCGCAGAGCTTCGGTCAAATCTGCTGGCCGGCGAAATTTCGCAGTTGGAAACCGAGGGCGCGGCCCTATGGCGCGAGCAGGACAGCGCCAAAGCCCGGCAGCAGATGCTCACGCGCGAACGCGAATCCCTCATCGAGGAGCGTGCAAAAGCGGGCGGCGATCGCATCGGCGAGCTGGAACGACTGGCGCGCGAGGCGCGGGATCAGGCCGAAACACGGCGTCGCGCAAGGACTTTGTTCGACGTCGCCGTCGCCACCGCGGGACTGGGAGAGATCGCCGGCAGCGCGGAGTTCGCAGCCCTATCCGCTCTGGTTTCCACCGAGCGTCCCCGGCTGGCAGCCGAAAAACGAGACCTCGATACGGCCTGCGCCGACGCGATCGGGAGAGAGAAGGAGCTGCAACGCAAGTGCGATCACATCGCGCAGGAGCTCACGAGCCTGCAGCAGCGCACCAGCAACCTGCCCGTCGAGCAGGTTGAGGTGCGCGCCGAGCTGTGCGCGGCCCTCGGGCTGACACCGGACGATCTTCCTTACGCGGGTGAGCTTCTCGATGTTTTCGACGAGCACGCCCAGTGGCGGGGAGCCGCCGAACGCGTGTTGCGCGGGTTTGCCCTCTCACTGCTGGTGCCACCGCAGCACTACGACGCCGTCGCCGGATGGGTTAACGGTCGACGGCTGACGTTTCACGGCAGCGGCGGAAAGGTGACCGGAGCCAAGCTGGTCTACGAAAGAGTTGCGCGGCAACGTGTTCGCCTACAGCGCTCGGAGCATGACGGGCTGCTGCTCGCGGACTGTATCGACGTCAAGGACGGGCAGTTCCGCGAGTACCTCATCAACGAACTCACGAAACGAGCCGACTTCCGTTGCGCGGCGAGCCTTGAGGAGTTCGGCAGCCAGCGGCGCGCCGTTACCCGCGAGGGCCAGGTGCGCTCCGGTGAGCGCCACGAGAAGGACGATCGCTATCGCATCGACGACCCGCGTCGTTGGGTTCTCGGCTGGGCCAACGAACGAAAGATCGCCGCGCTGCGCGCTGAGCTCGCCGAGCTGGAAGCCGAGCGCGATGCGACCGCATGCGAGCAGGCCAGGCTCAGCGGATTGCGGGAAGCGCTGCAAGAACGGCTGGATGCGCTTCTCCGGCTTGAGGGATTCCGCGACTGGGCCGACATCGACGTTGACGAGGCGCAGTCGCGCGCCAGCGACCTCGAAGCCGAACGGGTTCGGCTGCAGGCCGGATCGTCGCGTTTGGAGGAGATCGCCCGAGCGCTCGAGGACAACGCCAAACAAGCTGAGGCGGTAGCGAATTCGATTGAGCAACTAACGGGCAGGCTGGCCACCACCGCCGCGAGGGCCAAGCAAGCAGAACTGGACAAGAATCGCGACGACGAACTCGTCGCGAACCAGCCGCACGGAGCGCTGGCAGCCGCCCGCGAATCGTACCCAGCCCTCGACGAGCGCCTGGGAAAGAACCGTCCGAAGCGGGCAGCGGAGTGTGCCGAGACCGAGAACGCACTGGCCGCGGATCTGCATCAACGTATCGACCGGCTTAACAAAGAACTTGGCGGCTATGCCCAGAGCCTGATCCAGTCCATGCTCAAGGTCTTGACCCGGTGGCCGGAGCTTCGCGGCGACATGGACGCCAACGTCGATGCGCGCCAAGAGTTTCTGGCCTACCGCGACCGCATCGCGACCGACGATCTCCCGCGGTTCGAGAGCGAGTTCAAGGAACAGCTCAACAAGAACGCCATCCAGGAGCTGGCCGGGTTCAACAACTGGCTACACCGGCAAGCCTCGGTGATCGACGAGCGCGTCGAGCGGATCAACGAGGCGCTCGGGGCGGTGCCCTACAACCCGGGCCGCTTCATCCGGTTGGAAAAGGAGCCCACCAACAACCAGGACGTGGCGCAGTTCCGTTCGGACTTGCGCAACCTGACCAACGACAGTCTCGCGCTCGACGGCGACCAGTACTCCGAGCAGCGCTTCCTCGACGTCAAGCGGATCATCGAGCGCTTCCGCGGTCGCGATGGCTACGCCGAATCGGACAAGAACTGGACCCGACGGGTTACCGACGTGCGTAACTGGTTCGTATTCTCCGCCTCCGAGCGCGACGTGGAAACCGGCGCCGAATGGGAGCATTACAGCGACTCTGACGGCAAGTCCGGCGGCCAGAAGGAAAAGCTCGCCTACACGATCCTGGCGGCGTCGCTCGCCTATCAATTCGGGCTGGAGTGGGGTGCGCAGCGGTCACGAGACTTCCGGTTCGCGGTCATCGACGAGGCATTCGGGCGCGGCTCGGACGTCTCGACACGTTACGCACTGGATCTTTTTGCGACGCTTGGGCTGCAACTTCTCATCGTCACGCCGCTGCAGAAGGTTCACGTCATCGAGCCGTACGTGAAGGCGATCGGATTCGTCGACAATCCGACTGGAACATTCTCTCGCCTCCAGACGATGACGATCGAGGAGTACCGGACACGACGGGACGGACGACGGCCATGA
- a CDS encoding Wadjet anti-phage system protein JetD domain-containing protein has product MSAGWTTPNDIAARVRRRWDDGSLLRAYANGDRFDPIEVALRGPKPSQVGDDLAAAREWVGALDAGRRDDSRYTLQWQSIGGRQIGRNRLPVRAVVSMDQAWALLGVTTLVRCFDELLVLAQQHPQVRKWIVDNPHRALALAHEMPQLIAAYTWLDTHRNSNRYLREISAPGVDTKFAERHRPVLAAMLAVSSTATGFLAGIGLRCKPGLVRLRPAPSLGLPPPLTELAVRSEELAQLAVQPRAAVIIENEISYLSVDVPEHGVVVWGKGFEVDSVGRLPWLAEAEVLYWGDIDTHGFAILDRLRAWLPQARSVLMDRETLLAHRDRWVTEDRPATSVLTRLTPDEQDLYSELVEDALGERVRLEQERIDWQWTIHRLSGVISAGI; this is encoded by the coding sequence ATGAGCGCCGGGTGGACCACGCCAAACGACATTGCCGCCAGGGTCAGACGCCGGTGGGACGACGGATCGCTGTTACGTGCCTACGCCAACGGTGATCGGTTTGATCCGATCGAAGTCGCGCTTCGCGGCCCCAAACCGTCGCAAGTCGGCGACGATCTTGCCGCCGCCCGCGAGTGGGTGGGCGCTCTGGATGCCGGCCGTCGCGACGACAGCCGATACACCTTGCAGTGGCAATCGATCGGAGGCCGACAGATTGGCCGTAACCGGCTGCCCGTCCGCGCGGTGGTGTCGATGGACCAGGCCTGGGCGCTGTTGGGCGTGACGACGTTGGTTCGCTGTTTCGACGAGCTTTTGGTTCTCGCACAACAACATCCGCAAGTTCGGAAGTGGATAGTTGACAATCCGCATCGTGCGCTGGCGCTGGCGCACGAAATGCCACAGCTGATCGCTGCCTACACTTGGCTGGACACTCACCGCAATTCGAACCGGTATCTCCGTGAGATCAGTGCACCCGGCGTCGATACCAAATTCGCTGAAAGGCACCGACCGGTCCTGGCAGCGATGCTTGCCGTTTCCTCGACAGCCACGGGATTCCTGGCCGGCATTGGCCTGAGATGCAAGCCGGGATTGGTTCGGTTGCGGCCCGCGCCTTCGTTGGGCCTGCCGCCCCCGCTCACCGAGCTGGCGGTGCGTTCCGAGGAGTTGGCGCAACTCGCGGTGCAACCACGCGCAGCGGTAATCATCGAAAACGAGATCAGCTATCTGTCCGTCGACGTCCCGGAACACGGTGTCGTGGTCTGGGGGAAGGGTTTCGAGGTCGACAGCGTTGGTCGACTGCCATGGCTGGCGGAAGCCGAGGTGCTGTACTGGGGAGACATCGACACCCACGGATTCGCCATACTCGACCGGCTACGGGCGTGGCTCCCGCAAGCGCGCTCAGTGCTCATGGACCGTGAAACGCTGCTCGCGCACCGCGACCGTTGGGTGACCGAAGACCGTCCGGCCACGTCCGTTCTCACCCGCCTGACGCCCGACGAGCAGGACCTCTACTCGGAACTGGTCGAGGACGCGTTGGGTGAACGCGTGCGTCTCGAACAGGAGCGAATCGACTGGCAGTGGACTATACATCGGCTATCAGGTGTTATCAGCGCGGGGATTTGA
- a CDS encoding alpha/beta hydrolase, translating into MQLRYISVPALIAEAGGDPWAINQSLQAGQPLQISHLAEAFHAAGRCTAEADAAFEQARRRFDGAWNHQNGDHPINDSAEVQRTVQSLGAQSLQLPKIGADLENIAAALAEAQKSAAGQIAALEAQLGRLDELIGQAVEMEKDIHLSAADRDALDTFVNACEDDAIRDTKAAVGQLEATRNGYSATLQNSLSSLRADGYDPASIQAVEGPQSPVPVLPDDPQQFAQAWNALTPEQKDAEYHQNPFIGSHPGMPWDPPDHLGKDHYNRLHLSDLQQHTQADVDRMQQRVNQLLNGLYMGDHSQSTTDELNALRPQLLAARHTPEGYKTVQATLNRNDGVKRYLGLIDDKGHAAVAIGNPDYATRNAILVPGTGQDLSAFEGSDSKSLAMFRAALRADPSLNPSDVAVTTWMGYDRPMNLFEAASPDRARAGAEALDSFESGMRASHVGGPSIDTVIGHSYGSTEVGAAATGGHHLDVNNVIAVGSPGMLSHHAGDLNLDAGATVYGMRARNDIIEMVTDLTLGHDPAASEFGGTRLVAAPGPSSDPVGLTPSVAAHSSYWDYDNPALRNMGAVIAGVPAPQVIPNEGGR; encoded by the coding sequence ATGCAGCTGCGCTACATAAGTGTCCCGGCGTTGATCGCTGAGGCCGGTGGGGATCCGTGGGCGATCAACCAGAGCCTGCAAGCTGGTCAGCCGTTGCAGATTTCCCATCTAGCCGAAGCCTTTCACGCTGCGGGCAGATGCACCGCCGAGGCCGACGCCGCGTTCGAGCAAGCCCGGCGCCGGTTCGATGGGGCCTGGAATCATCAGAACGGTGACCACCCGATCAATGATTCTGCAGAAGTTCAGCGGACCGTCCAGTCGCTCGGTGCGCAGTCGCTGCAGTTGCCGAAGATCGGAGCCGACCTCGAAAACATTGCCGCCGCGTTGGCCGAGGCGCAGAAAAGCGCTGCTGGCCAGATCGCCGCGCTGGAGGCCCAATTGGGGCGGCTCGATGAATTGATTGGTCAGGCCGTCGAGATGGAAAAAGACATCCACCTCAGCGCTGCGGACAGGGACGCCCTCGATACGTTTGTCAACGCTTGTGAAGACGACGCGATCCGCGACACTAAGGCCGCTGTGGGCCAGCTAGAGGCGACTCGCAATGGCTACTCGGCCACATTGCAGAACTCATTGTCCAGTTTGCGCGCCGACGGCTACGACCCCGCAAGTATCCAGGCGGTCGAGGGTCCGCAGTCGCCGGTGCCGGTACTGCCGGATGACCCTCAACAGTTTGCGCAAGCATGGAACGCTCTCACCCCAGAGCAAAAGGACGCCGAGTACCACCAGAATCCGTTTATTGGCAGCCATCCTGGAATGCCGTGGGACCCGCCAGATCATCTCGGCAAAGACCACTACAATCGGCTGCACCTGTCAGACTTGCAACAGCACACCCAGGCCGATGTCGACCGAATGCAGCAGCGCGTCAACCAACTCCTCAATGGGCTATACATGGGTGACCACAGCCAGTCGACCACCGACGAACTCAACGCCCTAAGGCCTCAATTGCTCGCGGCCCGACACACCCCGGAGGGCTACAAGACTGTGCAGGCCACCCTGAACCGCAACGACGGTGTAAAGCGCTACCTCGGCCTCATCGATGACAAAGGTCACGCGGCAGTAGCCATCGGGAACCCCGACTATGCCACGCGCAATGCCATCTTGGTGCCCGGCACCGGCCAAGACCTCTCAGCCTTTGAAGGCAGCGATTCCAAATCTCTGGCCATGTTCCGCGCCGCGCTGCGCGCCGACCCCAGCCTCAACCCGAGCGATGTCGCGGTCACGACGTGGATGGGCTACGACCGGCCGATGAATCTTTTCGAGGCCGCATCCCCCGATCGGGCCCGCGCCGGTGCAGAGGCGCTCGATTCGTTCGAAAGCGGAATGCGGGCCTCCCATGTCGGTGGGCCGTCGATCGACACTGTGATCGGGCACAGCTACGGCTCAACGGAGGTCGGCGCAGCCGCGACAGGCGGGCACCATCTCGACGTCAATAACGTCATCGCGGTCGGCAGTCCCGGGATGCTCTCGCACCATGCCGGCGACTTGAATCTTGATGCCGGTGCCACCGTTTACGGCATGAGGGCGCGTAACGACATCATCGAAATGGTCACCGACCTGACCCTCGGTCATGACCCTGCGGCGTCGGAGTTTGGCGGGACACGGTTGGTGGCGGCGCCGGGCCCCAGCAGCGATCCGGTTGGATTGACGCCTAGCGTCGCGGCCCATAGCAGCTACTGGGATTACGACAACCCGGCGCTGCGTAACATGGGCGCCGTTATCGCTGGCGTTCCGGCTCCCCAAGTCATTCCAAACGAGGGGGGACGTTAG
- a CDS encoding PDR/VanB family oxidoreductase, with product MAQTIWSSRPADLYGRRRRDRMLTALCGVGALFGGFASASRWSPSQIVPVRRTTAAVVAKCELIAPDVVALTLADRDGGLLPSWTPGAHIDVRLPSGRRRQYSLCGPPGRRTDYRIAVRRIADGGGGSIEMHEAFAEGDTLMFDGPRNAFYLVTDERDVLFVIGGIGVTPILPMIRLAHQHGIDWRAVYAGRSRGYMPLLDEVVAVAPDRVTVWADDERGCFPTAEDLLAEAGPTTAVYVCGPSGMLESVRVARGRYANAPLHYERFGPPPVVDGVPFQLELARSRRVLDVPANRSALGVMLDRDPATAYSCQQGFCGTCKVKVLAGEVDRRGRAAEGQNEMLVCVSRAKSDRVVIDA from the coding sequence GTGGCGCAGACTATTTGGAGCAGCAGGCCCGCCGACCTGTATGGTCGCCGCCGGCGCGATCGCATGCTGACCGCATTATGCGGCGTGGGTGCCCTTTTCGGCGGCTTTGCCTCGGCGTCGCGGTGGTCGCCATCGCAGATAGTGCCGGTACGGCGGACCACTGCCGCCGTGGTGGCCAAATGTGAATTGATTGCCCCCGACGTGGTTGCGTTGACGTTGGCCGACCGTGACGGCGGGCTGTTGCCATCCTGGACCCCCGGAGCGCACATCGACGTCCGGCTGCCGTCGGGGCGCCGCCGGCAGTATTCACTGTGCGGTCCGCCAGGGCGGCGTACCGACTACCGCATCGCCGTGCGCCGGATCGCCGACGGCGGAGGCGGTTCGATAGAGATGCATGAGGCGTTCGCCGAGGGCGACACGCTGATGTTCGACGGCCCACGCAACGCGTTCTACCTCGTCACCGACGAACGGGACGTGTTGTTCGTCATCGGCGGCATCGGGGTGACCCCGATCCTGCCGATGATCCGGCTGGCCCATCAGCATGGAATCGACTGGCGCGCAGTATATGCCGGCCGGAGCCGGGGCTACATGCCGTTGCTGGACGAAGTGGTGGCGGTGGCGCCGGATCGGGTGACCGTGTGGGCCGACGACGAGCGCGGCTGCTTCCCCACCGCCGAGGACCTGCTGGCTGAAGCCGGGCCGACGACGGCGGTGTATGTGTGCGGGCCGAGCGGGATGCTGGAGTCCGTGCGGGTAGCGCGGGGCCGATACGCTAACGCGCCCTTGCACTATGAGCGGTTCGGTCCCCCGCCCGTGGTCGACGGTGTTCCGTTTCAGCTGGAACTGGCACGCTCACGGCGGGTGCTGGACGTGCCCGCCAACCGGTCGGCGCTGGGCGTCATGCTCGATCGCGATCCGGCGACGGCATATTCGTGCCAGCAAGGGTTCTGCGGGACCTGCAAAGTCAAGGTGCTGGCCGGCGAGGTTGATCGTCGGGGGCGCGCCGCGGAGGGCCAGAACGAAATGCTGGTCTGCGTTTCGCGAGCGAAAAGCGATCGGGTGGTCATCGACGCCTGA
- a CDS encoding SDR family oxidoreductase, whose amino-acid sequence MARTVTASDGVTLAVHAYTEIDPRRPTLLAVHGYPDNHHVWDGVATELGQRYPAKYNVVAYDVRGAGESSRPADQSGYRLPQLVSDVGAVIDGLGVDRVHLLGHDWGAIQGWTAVTDDSVLARIASLTSISGAHLDYAGRFLRSPRTPRALVDVARQILASSYIWFFLCPVAPEIAIRSRAQVKVFEAVERIGRSSTRSRRDASPRSLDDYLNGLNLYRANMPAPLMAPPAQLPQARVPVQVLVARQDYFVTPALQRFTGSIPAEGRVVPIEGSHWVVTSRPDVIARLTGEWVDMITEGVAPAGESTQPRSVPGTLALVTGAGAGIGRATAVELARQGAHAVVIVDRDLAGANDTAEAVRAAGAEAAVYQADVSDEVAMNDLAAQVRNKHGVVDILINNAGIGMAGRFLETTPEHWDTIIGVNVRGVINGSRAFGAQMVERGQGGTIINVASAAAYVPSKSMVAYGTTKAAVLALSESMRADFADEGITVTAVCPGFVNTNIAKSTVYAGLTAKQQKRARARADAAYRRRNYTPEATAKAIVRAVRTGPAVLPVAAESRLGYALRRISPSLVRLFARFDIRQT is encoded by the coding sequence ATGGCCCGTACTGTCACCGCATCGGATGGCGTGACCCTAGCGGTGCACGCCTACACCGAGATCGACCCGCGGCGCCCGACCCTTCTGGCCGTCCACGGCTACCCGGACAACCACCACGTGTGGGACGGCGTCGCGACGGAACTCGGTCAGCGCTACCCCGCCAAATACAACGTCGTGGCCTACGACGTGCGCGGTGCCGGCGAATCGAGCCGACCGGCCGACCAGTCGGGATACCGGCTCCCCCAATTGGTTTCCGACGTCGGCGCGGTGATCGACGGCCTCGGCGTTGACCGGGTCCACCTGCTGGGGCACGACTGGGGCGCGATCCAAGGCTGGACGGCGGTCACCGACGACTCCGTGCTGGCCAGGATCGCCTCGCTCACCTCGATCTCCGGGGCGCACCTGGACTATGCCGGCCGGTTTCTGCGGTCACCGCGCACGCCGCGCGCCCTGGTCGACGTCGCCCGACAGATCCTGGCTTCCTCCTACATCTGGTTCTTCCTGTGTCCGGTTGCGCCGGAGATAGCGATCCGGTCCCGGGCGCAGGTGAAAGTGTTTGAGGCCGTTGAACGTATCGGCCGATCAAGCACCCGCAGCCGGCGTGACGCGTCGCCCCGGTCGCTCGACGACTACCTCAACGGGCTCAACCTGTACCGCGCCAACATGCCCGCACCGCTTATGGCACCGCCGGCGCAACTGCCGCAGGCCCGCGTCCCGGTGCAGGTGCTGGTAGCCCGTCAGGACTATTTCGTGACACCGGCCCTGCAGCGTTTCACCGGTTCTATTCCGGCCGAGGGCAGGGTCGTACCGATCGAGGGCAGCCACTGGGTGGTGACCTCGCGTCCCGACGTCATCGCGCGGCTCACCGGCGAGTGGGTCGACATGATCACCGAAGGCGTGGCCCCGGCGGGTGAGTCCACCCAACCGCGCTCTGTGCCAGGCACACTCGCGTTGGTCACCGGGGCGGGTGCCGGGATCGGCCGGGCCACCGCAGTGGAGTTGGCCCGTCAGGGTGCGCATGCCGTGGTGATCGTCGACCGAGATCTGGCCGGTGCCAACGACACCGCGGAGGCCGTGCGGGCCGCCGGCGCCGAGGCCGCGGTCTACCAGGCCGACGTCAGCGACGAAGTCGCGATGAACGACCTTGCCGCACAAGTGCGTAACAAGCACGGTGTGGTCGACATCCTGATCAACAACGCAGGCATCGGAATGGCCGGCCGGTTTCTGGAGACCACGCCGGAGCACTGGGACACCATCATCGGGGTCAATGTTCGCGGCGTCATCAACGGCAGCCGAGCATTCGGAGCGCAGATGGTCGAGCGCGGTCAGGGGGGCACGATCATCAATGTGGCCTCGGCGGCGGCGTATGTGCCGTCAAAATCGATGGTCGCCTACGGCACCACGAAGGCGGCGGTGCTCGCGCTGAGCGAATCGATGCGCGCCGACTTCGCCGATGAGGGCATCACGGTCACGGCGGTGTGCCCGGGTTTCGTCAACACCAACATCGCCAAGAGCACGGTCTATGCGGGGCTGACCGCCAAGCAGCAGAAGCGCGCCCGCGCCAGGGCCGACGCCGCGTACCGGCGGCGCAACTACACTCCGGAGGCCACCGCCAAAGCCATTGTCAGGGCGGTGCGAACCGGCCCGGCGGTGTTACCCGTCGCGGCCGAGTCTCGGCTCGGGTATGCGCTGCGCCGCATCAGTCCGTCGCTGGTTCGGCTGTTCGCGCGCTTCGACATTCGGCAGACATAG
- a CDS encoding metal-dependent hydrolase, translating into MFTVDDQAAGPHDASLDHERIVLQARDVEFDWAKLPFYYVPNEPFTTHFCNVLHLLLPAGEEFIVEVFKKALPLIKDDQLRLDVQGFISQEAMHAQAHSGVLERFAARGIDAKPFTDQLRWLFGKLIGDRPRWSLRRRQSWLLEQVSIVAAIEHYTAILGEWILDTPQHDALGTDPVMLDLLRWHGAEEVEHKAVAFDTMKHLRAGYWRQVRTQLLVTPAMLWLFIRGVRFMYSVDPHLPPGTQPRWRDYFDAARRGLVPGPFQFLRVIGAYYTPRFHPSQLGGVGRAVEYLARSPAARASH; encoded by the coding sequence ATGTTCACTGTCGATGACCAGGCGGCGGGCCCGCATGACGCGTCGCTGGACCACGAGCGAATCGTCCTTCAGGCGCGCGACGTCGAGTTCGACTGGGCGAAGCTGCCGTTCTACTACGTGCCCAACGAGCCCTTCACCACCCACTTCTGCAACGTCCTGCATCTGCTGCTGCCGGCGGGCGAAGAGTTCATTGTCGAGGTGTTCAAGAAGGCACTGCCACTGATCAAGGACGACCAGCTGCGGCTGGACGTGCAGGGATTCATCAGCCAGGAGGCCATGCATGCCCAGGCACATTCCGGGGTGCTCGAGCGCTTCGCCGCCAGAGGCATTGACGCGAAACCGTTTACCGATCAGCTCCGCTGGCTGTTCGGCAAGCTGATCGGTGACCGGCCCCGGTGGAGCCTGCGACGACGGCAGAGCTGGTTGCTGGAGCAGGTTTCGATCGTGGCGGCCATCGAGCACTACACCGCCATCCTGGGTGAATGGATTCTCGACACCCCGCAGCACGACGCCCTCGGCACCGACCCGGTGATGCTGGATCTGCTGCGCTGGCACGGTGCGGAAGAAGTCGAGCACAAGGCGGTCGCCTTCGACACCATGAAGCACCTGCGGGCCGGGTACTGGCGGCAAGTGCGCACCCAGCTGCTGGTCACGCCGGCGATGCTGTGGTTGTTCATCCGCGGCGTGCGGTTCATGTACTCCGTCGACCCGCACTTGCCGCCGGGCACCCAACCACGCTGGCGCGACTACTTCGACGCGGCGCGACGGGGCTTGGTGCCGGGGCCTTTCCAGTTCCTGCGGGTCATCGGCGCCTACTACACGCCGCGCTTCCACCCGTCCCAGCTCGGCGGGGTCGGACGTGCCGTCGAGTATCTGGCCCGATCCCCTGCGGCCCGAGCGTCGCACTGA